The sequence CTAATAAATAAGAAAGCATTTATGATATTTATATAACAAtgtaatttataaaatacaaaattacacTGTAAATATACCTGCACTTAATGTAGCAGGTAGAAATAGAGTCCTTAAGCACCCCAAAGCCAGATAATTATCTGTGGATACCAGTAAAGGCCTTGACAAAAGGCACAATGTGACTGTCAGgtagaaatactgttttgccAGTACTTGGTTCTGATAGCCAAGTCCAAACTGCCTCTGTATGATGCTTAGGAAGTTTCCACTTGCAGGAGTCTGGACCCCAGAGTTATTGGAGAGTGGGTAGTGCCCTCCCAACTATTCCGATATTCCCAGGCATGTGAAGTCCTCCAAGaagctttttttcagttgtcatTTGCTATTAAAAACGATAACATTTATTGATAGCAATGGAGTATAAAAGCTCTAAAAAGTACACATTCTCTGCTGCCATGAATAATCTTACAAATTGGCTGAGTTCTATGGGAAACCTTGGCGTGTTTGCTTAGGCTCACTTGAAGTGCAAATAGTCATAAGTATTCATGAcagagagttttatttttttatgaaacaaaCAAGCTGAAATGCATTATATCGCACTCAATCTGAAGAAATATATATTCTACTAGCTTTGGGTTAACAGAGTTTTGCATGTAAAAATGCTATAACCCCTATTTAAATTTAACCTTCAGCCACAAAAACGGGAATTATTACAATAAAGTAACTTGAAACCTTTCTGTGagatttttatataattatacCAGTTTCCCACAGTTAAGACTATGAATATATTATACAATAATAAGTTCCCAGTGTTCCTTCTGACACGGTGAAGGGATTCTTTGCAAGCCTTTCAAACTGAAGAAACTGAACTGAAGGAAAACTCTGAGACGCAGTGGTTCATAATAGGATATGTTCTTCAGCTGGATAAATTGAAGGAGTGGCACCCTTGTAACAAACCCGCAGATCATATGCCTCCAGCAAGGaacaaattaaaaggaaaaacaaacagaactgtCACATCAGAACCATCTCCCATTACCTCGGCCCTTTCCAAttatcagcatttccaaaagctGTTATTCCACTTCTGAACTGTAAATCTACCTGAAAACTTTGTAatgaattaaaaccaaattttgaaaatgtaatctTTGTGAAAGTTTCACTTGAAAACATTAGTATTACAAAAATTGTATCACAGCCATAAAATACCCATGTTGCTGTTTATGTATATAAATCTATGCACAcatataatttaaatgttttgtataatgtattttatattgcaTATTTATATTGCTATATAACAAtacataaaacataaaaataggaATGTTTTAATATTGTGTTTATGTACACATTACTTGTATCCAGATCTTTCTGAAAGGAGATGTAATGCTGGTAAGATTTATGTGTATATTTGACCAGAGTTTAGCATATCTGCTAGTGTTTTGGAATATggaaatttcaaattttcttctaGGGTCAACAAGAATTAAATTAACTTAAGAccatgaactttttttttttagtactctAACAGAACAATAGTAATTTAGCTAGACATTTCTGCacatgttattttcattttcttgataGAAGACAAACCTTACTGAGGTGACAGCTTGCTGATGACACTGTATTATTCAAAATAGGAACAGAGGTGactgaaaaactgcagaaggGCATTATGGAATTGAGTATCTGGGGAATACAGCAGTCAATTAAATTCAATGTAGATGAACGTAGAAGAAcatatataggaaaaaaaatcttagtttcACATATTGAATAATAGACTGTGAACTGACCATCATTCAAGAATAAGATCTCAGAGTTATGACAGACATTTCCACAAGAATGTCAGCCTGATGTTCAGCAGTGGctaaaaaggcaaatgaaacGGCATACAGttcacaaaaaagcagaaagatggaACAGCTTTCACGTAAAGGATGGCTAAATAGACCTTGGAGAGAACTGGAGGGGAATCTGTGTAACAGTGGCCTATATGAGGACCAATTGTTTGTTGTCTCTTCAAGTACAAGGGCCAAGGACATCAAACGAAGCTATAGGAATCAGGTTCaaaagtaaagaagaaaagaagaaaaaaaaaaaaagtaggggGTTCTTCAGACAATGGCTATTTGAGCTCTAGAAGTACTTGCCAAAGGATATTGTGGACAATGAAAGTTTAAATGGGACAATGGGAGACTGAACAAGTTTATGCAAGAGAGATCAGAGTTATTTCCTTATCCTTGTTTAAAGATTTCCTAATTCATCATTTTTTATGttctgcctttctttctttcatcgGACCATGACATTCCCCTTAAGACATTCTCATAAGCACCATACAGTTTCTTCCCAAACAGAAGACTAACAGAGTGGCATGCTAAATAAATACTTCTCTGGATTATCCTAATTTCTAATGGCTCCATCACATTGCCTGGAAAAATGTTGATAGCTGCTCTAAGCTAGCTGTGAGACCTTGATTTCAAGGAATGTGTCCTTAACTCTACAAACATTTACTCACAAGTCAGCAGATGATACTATTAgcataaataaaagataaacgTGCAAATATTTGCAGGAACATAATTGTAAAGTGGCTTCTGACAAACTTAACAGCATACCTTATGCATAATTAATGGACAGTTGTAGTCTATATCATATGTAAAATTATTGTTGTATATCAGTTCTTGTAGCTCAAccatgttaattttcttccctggTTTTGCAGATCGTACTGTATTTAGATAGAGGTGATGACAATAAAGTGGATACGTCATTAAACTTGGTTTGGCACAATGTctttacaaaacaaataatgggaaaaaacagagaaactttGTATCTAGTTTCAAGCTACAGGGAGATTTTGACTATGGAGCCAGTAGACTTCCTATCGCAAGATGAGCACCAGGCAATGCTCCTGTGTTTCCTTTCCTACAGCTTCAGCTCAGGTGACTCCAGCCCGGGGGCAGATTGCACCTGACAGGCCTGTGtccactcccccacccccccaaggCACTGGCAGGGCCACCATGAGTTCATAGCTGAGGTATCTCATAGCCCAGTGCTGTACTCTTCAGTTTTCCTCTCACCTTCCTCACGATGAAAAGCTCTCCCCGGACCACCTGCAGAGGCACTTGCTCTCCCTACCTCCTACGGGCTTTGGTCCCCTCAGGCCGCCTCAGTACGTCCCTCCCCTCCGGCCCCCGTTCTCCCGCCAGAGGCCCGGGGGGCGTGGCTCCGCCGGCGGGATGGGGAAGCGCGGCCTGCGATTGGCTCGAAGAGCGGCCGGCGGATCACGTGACCGTACCCCCCGCCCTCCGTGCTCCTTATAGCCGCACGCCGGGCGGGAGAGGGTGGCTCGTTGGGTGCGCGTTCTGGCGGGGTCTGTGCGGGAGCGGCTGGAGGTGAGCGGGGTCGGGGCGGCGTTCGCTGGGCGCGTACGGTGAGTTGAGGAAGGGGGTCCGTCTCGTTTAAGccggtggggggggaggggggaagctgTGGGTTTTCATGGCTGCTTTTGGGTCTTGGCGGGCTCCTACCTCGCTTCCCCATTGGCCGCGCCGGCGAGCGAGGAGGAGCGCTGCGGGCTCGGCTGGCGGGAGCGGGAGGGTgccgccccccccgccatcTTGGATGTGAGCCTGTgatgcgccccccccccccactatcCCTGAGGAGAGGGATAACGGGTCCGTAATCTCTGGTGGCGTCTGTGGTGGGCTAGTGTGGCACCGCTGGTGTCAGCCACACGGGTGTGCCCTCAGGGCTTTGCGTTTCTAGCGCGCTTGTAGCTCGCACCTCTGGGAGGAGCCCCAAGTGGGCTCCAAGGGCTCTGGAAGAGCCTGCTGGCCACGCGATTCATGATTGAATTTTTAATGCTGTCATAAAAGTTGATAAACCGAAATTGTGATACTCTGTAACTAGTGTGCCTGACCTTCAGTTGCAGCTGGATGTTACTAATCTATTGCTTCTTTTTGCAGTGATCCTATTAAttccaaaatgaaacagaaaccGAACTCAGAAAAATCATCAGGATCTTTGGAGGTATAGGCTTTAAAGTCTTAAGGCTAGAGTATGGGAGTAGAtagagaaaatagaagattGAATTTATCAAGAGTATCTCAGAGAATTTGCTTTGTTTAGAGGTTTGCACTCAGTTCTCTGTGAAGCAGTCCCTCTGTCTGACACAAGTTTTGTATCCACTGAAGGAGTACAAAGGGATCTGTTGCAGTGTGCTTCCACCTGGCTTATGTCCTGTTGGCTTGAATAACCTCCTGGCAGGCAATGTGGCTTGGGAACACTCTGTCCTACTTGGGCATATGTGCTTATGACTACTTTTTTCTCACTGCGAGTACTTTTTAGTTTGACATTAAGCTTGCTGTCTttccatgtgattttttttagatgCTGGCTACCTGCCTTAGTTTGGTTACCGAATCATTCTGGCTGCTAAGAGGTTGCAGAGTAGGTTCTGTAGCCTGCTCTTTATAGGGATGAACTTACTAAGAGTTAAATCTGTCTTGACCATGCTTTAACTGAAGTCTTCATGCCAGGCAGTTCTGTTTCTAAAGTCACCCTCATGAACCATAGTTGCCTTGGAATCGGTGGAAATGCTTAAAGGATTTAGGTTTTTGAGATGACTGATAAGTTACTAAAGTTTATACCTATTCCAGTTGTTATAAAATTCTTTTGTTAAACCTTTTAATATAGGCCCTACTTGGAATTGTACAAATACCATGTAAAATAGAGGCTACTAGCCCTCTATCATGAGGGATAGAGTGATTGTAGTGAAGTTTGACTTAGACACATGGTAGTCTTGTCCTATAGTGGGCAAGTATAGCTATAGGGTATAAATTCCTCAGTGTGGCTTTTTGCCCTTCCAATGGGTTAACTCAAGTATTAGTCAATAATTTCTTGGCAGAGCATGCTTAACTCTAACCTTCAATGGCAGCAAGCAGTGTCTGACACACGGTGTGATTCTTGTTCCCACAGCAGTTAGTGTTTGTCCTTTAGTTCAACAGTAGGGTAATTGGTGGCAGAAACTACCGTGGGAAAAGCGAACTCTTGTCATATGAAGTACAGTGTGAATTGGTAACTTTCTCACGCTGGTGTGGCATTGTATTCTGGCTATTCTTGCTTGGTTGTCTGCCATTGTTTGCTATCCTGTGGTAGCAGTGTAACCAACCCAATCAGAAAGCTTTAATGAAGGAAATAGATATTTATGCATGACAGAAAAGGTGATAAACATACTGTTTATACAAAACAATAGCCTGTCTGGATCAGAGCAAGGAAGCTTTAGATCCATTTTAATGGATAATTGAAGCAACACATTATTTAAATGAACACTTTTGAGGGTATGTTCACAGGTAACAAATGGGTACTGCCTGAAGTGATTTGTGTGACTTTACCAAGTAAACTTACAATTGCAGTCACTGTGTCTCTTCCCTGGAGTCCAATACTGCTGTTGTCAAATACAACTTTGGGAGCAGCTGAAGTTTAGATGTGTGACTGCACTGTAGCTGGTCTTGACATCTAGTCAGAATATTTCTGCTATGAGACCTATTCAGGTTCCTTTATGAAGGGTAAGGGTTTTCTAAGAGGCAGGGTATGAGCGTAGCATCATCTCTGCTATAAATAACTAGATCTCCTGCTTTGCCCAAGCCTTAACGTAGACTAAAGTATCATCTTCTTGTCTTGAGATGAACCATGGGTTACCTGGAAGCATGACAAATCTCTTAAGTCTCAGTTTATGTAGAGAAGAGCAACAATGGTCTGAAGCCGTATTTGTCTTTTTAGAAGTACCTCACAGACACCATAGGCAGTGCTGCCTCAAGACGGACTCTTAAAATGATTCAGCCTTCAGCAACAGGTTGCCTGGTTGGCAGACGTAATGAGGTACGAATTAAATGAGAACCTGTGGACGTGTAATTATTTCTACTCATAGTGAAATGCTCTTGAGCTTTTAACTCAAAActaatatatttgaaaaaacatACAATCTGCAAACTAATGTGACACAATTTCAACTTACTATTTTAGTAATAGAggatattaaaaatagcaattttgaAGTGCTTCAGGAAAATGTTTGAGACTTTTCTCGTGTTAAACCTATGGGTATCAAGGGTGATGTCTGTAAATTAGAACTATAATGTGAAGAAACTGCAGACTTAcaagttgtatttaaaaaaaaaaagctgtaacatTGCTCTGAAGTTAAACTTGGTTGTGTTTCATGCAGAAGAAATCTTCAGTCAAAAGGAAACTCCAAAATAACAAGTTGACCTCAAAGGCTTGTAAAGCTGAGATGTCTGTGGACAAGGAgcaagaaaatgagaatatgAATGATGCCATTCAAGCTATAGATCTCATGATAAAAGGTATGTGATAATTCCTAAAAAGTTTTCTTGCACTTTAAATGCTATGCTCCCATTGGAATATAACTTGAAATATGGTTCCTTTGTTAGTTAGATAAAGGCTTAGGTTTTTTACATAATGCCTAGCAGGAATAAATAATACTTGCCCTCTGTGGTATAGTGAATGCAGTATAGATAACTAAAGTTGCAGAATGGTTCTCAACTACTGGCTACCATAAACTTGGTGTGCAGCAGTGTTAACAAGTCCCTTAGTTGGTTACTTTGACCTAGCTGCAAGCTTTCGTGTGACTAATAATTAAGGTGAACTGAAAGTCTGTTTTGGCAGTGTGCTGCATGTGCAGTTTCTCAGAACCAGTTTGAAAGTCTCAAGTTCAGTGGGAGACTGGTTAAGCCCAGTGTGTGGACAGTGACTTGGGAATAAGACTTCCATCTTCCACAAAGCATGCATCAAGACTGACAATTGTGAATGTGACCGCCATCTTGCAAAGCCTGCTGCCATACTTGAGGCAGCTTCTTGAAGACTACCTGTATGGCCATTAATACAGCTTAGGATCTCTGGCTTTGTAAAATTATGTCTCTAGCTGTAAACTTACTCTGTATAGTGTTTTCCCAGAGATTAGTTGTGAGTTCTTATCATTCTTTATAGAACACTTCTATTTAGATATTAGTTAGATATTTTAAGGTGATCTTAAGAATTTAGCCTTAGCACAGACTTACTGTAGGTGCTTATTTCAGGAAGCCCTTCATCTCAATATTGGAAAGAATTGGctgaagagaggaggaaggctcTGTATGAAGTacttcaagaaaatgaaaaggtagCTAGTGAAAGAGTAACTTATTTCTTTACCACTGGCGATTGTACTCCTGTTAACATTTTGTTATTTGAACTCAGCTGCACAAAGAAATTGAACAGAAAGATGGTGAAATTGCCCgcctaaaagaagaaaatgaagagctaATGTCCCTTGCTGAACATGTGCATTATATGACCAGCATGATTGAGGTACTTGACTCTTCAGTTAATGTTATAGAATGAAAAAGTGAGAAACCAGCAAAGATAGTTTAATGAATCATGACTTCTGTTCTGTGTTCACACAACTCTTCATTTAACATTACAGTCTAGCTGTTTGTTGTGGTAATGTTCTAATCCAGAAGCATAAAGCCCCTTCTAGGGGATGAGTTTTTCCAGCTTAAAATCCACAGGAGTAATGAGAAAAGTACTTAAGAGGGGTGTTTTCTGAAGGGAAGATTCAACCTATTGTCTTAACAGGTTTTGCATGTTAGAGATGGTGATATGGGAAGGAAGGGTTCATTTTTACTTCTCTGAGATGACTTAAGTTCAAGTGTTTAATAAGTTGTGTGAGGTTGCTGGCTAAATGAAGTGTTTGTACTGGCTGTGTCTTCTGCGGAATTAAGCTTGAAACAGGGATATGCAAAGCGGAGCAgtgagagggagaaggaagcacCTATGCTCTTTAAAGTCAAGGTTTCACTGAGGAATTGCTGGGTGTGTGGCCCAAAAAGGGGCTAATGTACAAAGTCTATAGGGTTCATAAACTTGTAAATTTCAAAATAGCTTCCTCTGAGAAGTCCTTGGGGACAGGTAGTTGTGCCATTGGTTCCATGAAAGCAGTACATTCTCAGTAACAGTCTCTGAAGCTGTGATAAATATATAGCCATGGAACATTGATACTAATCTTATCTAGGTTGGTTTTTTAGTACAATTATTTAGATCAGTCTTTGAAGActcctctgttttgctgcaCTTGAATCTTTTTGGTATTCAGGGGGTGCTGCTTGTTAGTGGTAAACCCACAGGCAGAAATTAAATGACTTAAGGACTAATGCAGGAAACTTCTCTGCAGTTCCTCAACAGTTAAGTTCACTTATTAGTGAGGTGCTAGCTTCTGAGGCTTTAATGAGCCTTAAGTGATACATCAAACAACCAGAAGCCTCAAAAGCAGCATCTTACAgtcctgtttttcttccttagatCAGGTTAGGTAAAGAACTTCTAGTTTGATCATCAAGTGCTAGAAACTGCTGGGTCTTCTAGTTCATCTAGACTTAATGTAGCTTCATTATCTctgattaaaaattatgaaCTTAATCTGTTGTATagtaatttttctaaaattaaaccTATATACTACTATAGTAATATTTAACCTGGGAAGCtgtttcctgtattttgtttgCTGATGATAAAACCTGTCCAATTGAAGAACCTAAGGAAGACTTAACAGTCAACAAACCAGATGTGGTCTGTGATTTAGAGATAGCAATTCAAGTTGAACTCAAGTGTCTAAGCTTTTTGACTGAAGAATGTTTTAATTATATCAACAATCTCCAAATGAATATAATTTGTTTGCTTAATTCAATATACAGTCTTACCTCCCTGGCTATTAAGTAGAAAAAGTGCTAAGTTCACACTGtcttgttttgttgggttttttcctagaGACTGACTGGGGAAGCACCTGACAATCTTGAGACActgaagagtctggctccagaGGAAtctgaacaggaaaataaagagcTTAACTGTGGAGATGATGCAGATAGCACTTCTTCAGAAGGGCCAGCACAAGTATCATGTGGCTTAAGGGAGTGTATATCAGACCTTGCTTCAAAGGAAGCAAATAATTTGCAACTGGAATGACAACCTTAAATAGGCTTGTGTATGTGGCTTTTAATTGCAGACTTCCTCTTGAAAGGATATACTAAAACTCCTCAGGTATAGAAACTTCTGTGGAAGCATTACAGATGTtggtttttaactgaaattatgTAGCAGTGGGAGTATCTGGATACTGCGTAGAAAACTTACTACAGGCTGCATTTAGTTGCTTGtctaaaatgcaaatactgtGTATTTCAAACTGTTGTGTAAATATCTTACCTGTTGGTCTGACATGATACATGAAAattgataaataaatgtttGCCTTACTAAAACAGCCTCTTATTGAGTGGGGACTGGCTAGTTCCAGGTTTGTAAGTCAATTGTGACTACTGTAGATGGAAACTTTCAAGTGTTTTAGGGAGTGCCTGGGCTGTTTTTAATTCCTTAGATTTGCAGAATTGTGGAGAACAGAGTGGGTTTGGTGGctagggaaag comes from Grus americana isolate bGruAme1 chromosome 2, bGruAme1.mat, whole genome shotgun sequence and encodes:
- the GMNN gene encoding geminin codes for the protein MVAERGGGEGGRGDGSCSSGRRRRRRRVPALLAPTEGGGHRDPGAAAEDGDGREKDERAEESLSSPRGSRDVLEGDGRSERKRLGLRLCLGTGASAERNCAPHAGRERVARWVRVLAGSVRERLEVSGVGAAFAGRVRDPINSKMKQKPNSEKSSGSLEKYLTDTIGSAASRRTLKMIQPSATGCLVGRRNEKKSSVKRKLQNNKLTSKACKAEMSVDKEQENENMNDAIQAIDLMIKGSPSSQYWKELAEERRKALYEVLQENEKLHKEIEQKDGEIARLKEENEELMSLAEHVHYMTSMIERLTGEAPDNLETLKSLAPEESEQENKELNCGDDADSTSSEGPAQVSCGLRECISDLASKEANNLQLE